A genomic region of Balaenoptera acutorostrata chromosome 4, mBalAcu1.1, whole genome shotgun sequence contains the following coding sequences:
- the RBM11 gene encoding splicing regulator RBM11, translating into MFPAQEEADRTVFVGNLEARVREEILYELFLQAGPLTKVTICKDREGKPKSFGFVCFKHPESVSYAIALLNGIRLYGRPINVQYRFGSSRSCDPANQNFESCVKINSHSYRNEEVVGRTSFPMQFSPINNAALPQEYLFFPKMQWHAYNPALQLPYYEMTAPLPNSTSVSSSLNCVPDLEAGPSSYEWAHQQPSDSDLYQMNKRKRQKQTSDSDSSTENNRGNEYSQNFRKCKKKRY; encoded by the exons ATGTTCCCTGCTCAGGAGGAAGCCGACAGGACGGTGTTTGTGGGAAATTTAGAGGCCCGAGTGCGGGAAGAGATTCTTTACGAGCTGTTCCTTCAG GCTGGGCCATTAACCAAAGTGACTATCTgcaaagacagagaaggaaagccGAAGTCTTTTGGGTTTGTCTGCTTTAAACACCCAGAATCGGTGTCTTATGCCATAGCTTTGCTGAATGGAATTCGTTTATATGGAAGACCAATTAACGTGCAGTATCGATTTG GGAGCTCTCGCTCTTGTGATCCAGCTAACCAAAATTTTGAGAGCTGTGTTAAGATAAATTCACACAGCTACag AAATGAAGAAGTCGTGGGCAGAACTTCCTTTCCCATGCAGTTCTCTCCAATTAATAATGCAGCTTTACCTCAGGAATATCTTTTCTTTCCGAAGATG CAGTGGCATGCATATAATCCAGCACTGCAGCTTCCTTACTATGAGATGACAGCACCACTTCCTAATAGCACTTCTGTGTCTTCCTCACTGAATTGTGTTCCAGATCTAGAGGCTGGACCCAGCTCTTATGAATGGGCTCACCAACAACCAAGTGACTCTGACCTTTATCAGATGAATAAACGCAAGAGGCAAAAACAAACCAGTGATAGTGATAGTAGCACAGAAAACAATAGAGGAAATGAATATAGCCAAAATTTCCGAAAgtgtaagaaaaaaagatactag